A genomic segment from Cuculus canorus isolate bCucCan1 chromosome 20, bCucCan1.pri, whole genome shotgun sequence encodes:
- the MRM1 gene encoding rRNA methyltransferase 1, mitochondrial produces MEQALRSVVWKAVGLAPASQWGWWVRHCTTQEQPPFAPPATRGGEEGPPRGGDGSSRLLQEGSSLVAASHPSCERLVPQSRPRHKARQTMPDRELWISREGDFSKERKRLERKPLFIERTKGSEILFGIAPCSLALSQSRRSLFRLFLKQSSGSRRLIMSELVLQATARGVPVHRVTRRELDALCRGQVHQGVCLEATPLRFKSLEEAEKPDLVVEESRNQQLVWLALEQIQDPMNLGALLRSAYFLGVDRVVTSQRNSCPLTPTVSKASSGAMEVFDVYSTDDLRSFLKAKTAEGWEVVGTVSSPEDVENVPVISCLEFQWNKPVIIVIGSEGDGLSLETQLLCHRMLAIPPGRVLHPGIESLNVSVATGILLHSICSQKLKRGD; encoded by the exons atggagCAGGCACTCCGGTCTGTGGTCTGGAAGGCCGTGGGGCTGGCACCCGCCAGCCAATGGGGGTGGTGGGTGAGACACTGCACCACTCAGGAGCAGCCACCCTTCGCACCACCAGCTACACGTGGAGGTGAGGAAGGGCCACCCCGAGGTGGGGATGGCAGCAGTCGGCTTCTCCAGGAAGGTTCCTCATTGGTGGCTGCTTCCCATCCCTCCTGTGAACGCCTGGTCCCACAGAGCCGGCCACGGCACAAGGCCAGACAGACCATGCCGGACAGGGAGTTGTGGATCTCCCGAGAGGGTGACTTCTCtaaggagaggaagaggctgGAACGAAAGCCTTTGTTCATTGAGAGGACtaaaggctcagagatcttattTGGGATTGCACCATGTTCCCTGGCACTATCTCAGTCGAGAAGGAGCCTGTTCAGGTTGTTCCTCAAGCAGAGCAGTGGCTCTCGGCGGCTCATTATGAGTGAGCTTGTCCTTCAGGCCACGGCCCGAGGAGTCCCTGTGCACCGTGTCACAAGGAGAGAGCTGGATGCTCTTTGCAGAGGTCAGGTCCACCAGGGAGTTTGTTTGGAGGCCACTCCTCTCCGTTTCAAGAGTTTGGAGGAAGCTGAAAAGCCTGATTTAGTGGTTGAAGAAAGTCGGAACCAACAGCTGGTTTGGCTGGCATTGGAGCAGATCCAGGATCCTATGAACCTGGGGGCACTACTGCGCTCTGCATACTTCTTGGGGGTGGACAGAGTGGTGACAAGCCAGAGGAACAG ctgcCCCTTGACTCCAACAGTAAGCAAAGCCAGCTCTGGAGCTATGGAAGTCTTCGATGTCTACAGCACAGATGATCTCCGGAGCTTTCTGAAG GCTAAAACTGCAGAAGGCTGGGAAGTCGTGGGAACGGTCAGCAGTCCTGAGGATGTGGAAAATGTTCCTGTCATCAGTTGCCTGGAATTTCAGTGGAATAAACCTGTTATTATAGTAATAG GTAGTGAAGGGGATGGACTTTCCCTAGAGACGCAGCTCTTGTGCCATCGGATGCTGGCCATACCCCCTGGCAGAGTGCTTCACCCTGGGATTGAGTCGCTGAACGTCTCTGTTGCTACTG GGATTCTCCTGCACTCCATCTGCAGCCAAAAGCTGAAGCGTGGTgattga